AGGTCGGCCAGCGCGTCGGCGTTGCGGACCGTCGCCGCGACCCGGTCTCCCCGGCCGAGGGCCGCCTCGACGAACGCGCGGCCAAACCCGCGAGATGCTCCTGTGATGAACCAGACCTTGCTCATGTTTCCTCCAGCGTCCGACCCTCGTTGATGTTGGCTGTTTGTGTCAAATGTGGCAGTCAATGTCAAGAAAGGCATATTCTGACATTGTGTTCTGTTGTCGTATGCTGACGGGATGAGGAGCCGGAAGACCAAGGAAGCAGCAACAGGGTTGCGAGAGCGGACGCGACGAGCGGTTCAGGTGGAGATCGCGAATGCGGCCATGCAGCTCTTCCTCACGCGGGGCTTCGATGCGACGACCACCGAGCAGATCGCCGCCGCGGCGGGAATCTCCACGAGGAGTTTCTTCCGCTATTTCGAGACGAAGGAGGACGTGGTCCTCGGGTACTTGTCCGAAACGGGGCTCGCCCTGCAGCAGGCGCTGGAGGCGCGTCCACTCTCCGAGAGCCCCTGGGCCGCCCTGCGCCGCGCCTTCGACGTGGTGTGCGAGGGCACGAAGCGCGACCCGGAACGCGCTCTCCGAGGCGCCCGGATGCTCGCGCAGACCCCGTCGCTTCGGGCGCGGCACACGGAGAAGCAGATGCAGTGGCACGACGCGCTCGTGCCCGCCATCGTGAAGCGCCTCCCGCCGCGTGCCGGGTCACCGCAGGGGGACCCTCGTGCGGCCGCCATCGTGGCCGCGGCCCTGGCGTGTCTGGATGCCGCGCTCGCAGCGTGGACGGCATCCGGAGGCAAGGCGGATATGGGGGCCCTTCTTGATGACGCGATCCAGGCGGTCCGTCACCCATAACTCCCGCCCCGGAGTCGGCGGGAGTTGATGCACTACCGCTCGCGCCTGCTCCGACGTGGACAGAAACCATGCGAAGAGGGCTGCCGGCCTCTCCACCGGCCTGTGGCGCACAGCTCGGCGGCACCCGTCCGCGGCCCTCCTTGGCCCCTCTGCTCAAGCCCTCACCCTCAACAGGCCTCCCATTCGCCCGGTGCTTGAATAACGACACCGGACAATTTCGGAACTTGACGGTTCCGGAACTCAGCAGTATCAATATCATCTCAAGGATGACTGCATGACTCAGAACGATGACGACGCCGTTGCCGTCGAGCCTGCACAGCCAGGACGCAAGCGAGACCACTCGCGCGACGCAAAGATTCTCGACGCCACGCTCGAGGTTCTCGCCGAGGTGGGCGCAGCGGGCCTGACAATGGACATCGTGGCCGCGCGAGCCGGAGCAGGGAAGGCGACCATCTACCGCCGATGGACGTCGAAGACAGAGCTGGTCATCGACGCCGTCGCGCACATGAAACGCAATCAGGTCGATCTCGAGCGTCTGCCCGACACGGGCACGCTCCGCGGAGACCTGCTCGGCCTGTTCAAGCCGCAGTCGATCGAAGAAAGCGAGCGCAAGCTCAAGATCATGACGGGGCTCGCCTCGTTGCTCTCGCAAGACCAGGCGCTCGCCGACGCAGCAAACGCCGCGGTGGTTCAACCGTGGGCCGAAGCGCACTTCGCGCTGATGCGGCGAGCGGTCGAACGCGGTGAGATCTCGGCGTCCGCCGACATCGGCACTCTGTCCCAGGTCATCCCGTCGATGGCCGCCTACCGCACCCTGGTTCAGCGCAAGCCGATCGACCTGGCCTTCCTCGTGTCGATGGTTGACGGAGTCATCGTGCCAGCCCTGCGGCGTCAGCCCTCGGAGGTACCACCCGATTCGACAGGTCACAGACCTGTTCCCACCACCTCACGGGTCGACGAGCCCCCGTCGCCCCGACGAGCCGCGAGCGTGCGGAAACGCTCGAAAATCTGAACCTGCATAGGAGAGAGTCATGACCGTCAGCGTTACCAACCACCTCAACTTCCGTGGCGATGCTCGTGCGGCGCTGGAGTTCTACCAGTCCGTGTTCGGCGGAGACATCGCCATCGTCACCTACAAGGACGCCCA
This is a stretch of genomic DNA from Archangium violaceum. It encodes these proteins:
- a CDS encoding TetR family transcriptional regulator, with product MEIANAAMQLFLTRGFDATTTEQIAAAAGISTRSFFRYFETKEDVVLGYLSETGLALQQALEARPLSESPWAALRRAFDVVCEGTKRDPERALRGARMLAQTPSLRARHTEKQMQWHDALVPAIVKRLPPRAGSPQGDPRAAAIVAAALACLDAALAAWTASGGKADMGALLDDAIQAVRHP
- a CDS encoding TetR/AcrR family transcriptional regulator: MTQNDDDAVAVEPAQPGRKRDHSRDAKILDATLEVLAEVGAAGLTMDIVAARAGAGKATIYRRWTSKTELVIDAVAHMKRNQVDLERLPDTGTLRGDLLGLFKPQSIEESERKLKIMTGLASLLSQDQALADAANAAVVQPWAEAHFALMRRAVERGEISASADIGTLSQVIPSMAAYRTLVQRKPIDLAFLVSMVDGVIVPALRRQPSEVPPDSTGHRPVPTTSRVDEPPSPRRAASVRKRSKI